The region TTATATTATTGGGGCTTCTTTGTTGTCCATCATATCTGTCATTTTGCTGGATCGAGATTTATCTTACGCTCAGAATGTTGCGCCAAAAGGTTTTCTGGATCAAACTCATACTCCTGATTACAGAATTCACATGTTACATGGATCGCCTCATCCTCAATCATCTCTTGGATATCTTCGAAAGAAAAAGTTTTAAGCATGGCTTCAACTCTATCCCGAGAGCAGCGACATTTCGCTATAAGATGACGATTTTCAAAGATACGAATTCCATCTTCCCAAAATAATCGAAACAAAAGATCTTGCTCTGTTAAATCACCAGAGAGTAATTCTGGGGCTGTAGCTGTTCCTAAGATTGATAAAGATCGCAGCCAGCCATCGTTTTCCCTTTCTATTTCTTCAAAAGATAATCCGGTACGTGCGGGTAAGCGTTGAATGATGAGAGCGGCTGCTAAATGATCTGGGGTAGGAGCGTTCTCACTTTTTGAAACGACAACAACCCCCGTTTCTAATTGATCCGATTGACGAAAGAAATGATGAAGACATTCTGAAAGTGTAGCCCCTTCAAGCTCGACAATACCTTGATAGCGCTCATCAGACTCATTTTGATCAATTGTAAAGGCTAAATACCCGGCACCAAAAATCGAATGAATTGCTGTTGTAGAAAGGGGTAATTTCAATATCGCTTCTTCATCAAATCGAGCGCAAGCGCGTATGCCCCCTTCATGCGTAATGTCAACGACCATAAGCCGAAGGGGCCCATTGCCTGTAATTTGTAATGTAAAGACGCCTTCAAATTTAAAAAGATAGGCAAGAGTAGAGGCGAGGGCAATGAGCTCTTCTAATAAGCGATTTACAAGAGGAGGATATTTATGACGGTCAATGATTTCTTGCAAATTGCCTTTCAAGCGAACCAAACGGCCTCGAACAGAAATCTTCTCAAGTTGAAAAGGGAGAACAAAATCAGATTTGGTCTTCATAATAACCCCTTGGATGCGGGTGAGAGTTGGTAAATTAAGTCAAGTATTACAACACGAGACAAGTGCTTGAAAAGAGATTCTTCTTTTTCAACAAATAAGAGTGAGTCTTGAAAATCCCCTCCCTTTGTATTTTTTTGTTATATGACAGCGCATTATTTGCTATGACTAGGGATGTTACCACAACCCAATGACGAGTCATAAGTGATGCTAACAAGGATATTCCACAAGAGAATTCCTGTTTTCAATATCTAATTTTAAGGAAATAACCATGACGAAGTTATGGCGTTTTTTTGTACCCATTCTTATGGGAGTTTGTATTTGGATGATTCCTGTTCCGGCAGGAATGCATCCCAGGGCTTGGTCCTTATTTGCCATCTTTACATCCACTATTTTAGCTCTGATTTGTCGCCCGCTTCCTTTAGGGGCCGTTTGTTTAATTAGCATGGTTACGGCGGTCATAGCTCAGGATATAAGTCTAACTCAAGGCTTAAGTGGCTTTGGTAATCCTGTAATTTGGCTTATTCTTTTAGTATTTTTTATTGCTCGTGCATTTGTTAAAACGCATTTGGGAATGCGCATTGCCTACTTTTTTGTGAGGTTGATGGGTAGACATACATTAGGTTTGGGGTATGGCATTGTGGCAACAGAGCTGTTAATTGCCCCAGTAATCCCCAGCAACGGGGCACGGGCCGGTGGCATTATGTTTCCCATTCTCAAATCAATTGCTGAATCCTTAGATAGTCGGGTTGGCGATGGGACAGAACGGCGCGTAGGGGCCTATCTAACTCAAGTTTGTTTTCAGGGAAATTTAATCACAAGCGCAATGTTTTTAACAGCGATGGCAGCCAATCCTATGGCCCAGTCTATGGCCAAAGCTGCGGGCATTGAAATTACTTGGGCTAATTGGTTTACGGCTGCAATTGTTCCAGGCATTTTAAGCATTATCTTGATTCCTCTCCTTTTATATTTCGTCTATCCCCCAGAAGTGAAACATCACCCCAATGCAACAAAATTGGCTCATGAAAAGTTAAAAGAAATGGGACCTATGACAGGAAAAGAATGGATTATGGTTGGTGTTTTCATTTTTATGCTTTTCTTTTGGATTGTTGGGTCTCGTTGGAATATTGAACCCACAACTACGGCTCTTGTTGGTGTTTGTATGTTACTTTTATCAAATGTACTAACTTGGGAAGACGTATTAAATGAAAAAGAAGCTTGGCATATTTTTGTTTGGTTCGGCATTTTGGTGACCATGGCCAAATTTTTGCAAGTTCTTGGCTTTGTAGACTGGTTTTCGTTAAGTGTTGGCGGTATGATTAAAGGATATAATTGGGAAATTGTCTTTCTGGGCGTTGTCCTTATTTATTTTTATAGCCATTATTTGTTTGCCAGTAATACCGCCCATGTAGGGGCAATGTATGCAGCCTTTTTAGCCGTTGCCCTTTCAGCAGGAACACCACCTTTGTTGGCTGCACTTGTTCTTGGGTTTTGCTCGAACCTCTTCTCCTCAATGACGCACTACGGTTCAACTTCTAACGTTGTTCTTTATGGTTCAGGCTATGTGCCTATGGGAACTTGGTGGTCATTAGGGTTGTTGGTTAGTATTGTGAACTTGTTCATATGGTTGGGTATAGGTGGTCTTTGGTGGAAAGTGTTGGGTTTGTGGTAAGCGCCTCACCTGGTTCCTTTACATATACTTTAGCCCTAAAAGATTTAATTCTTCTTGCGCGCCCCTTATCTCAAGTATTGCGACCGGGAACCGTGGTGGCGTTATGGGGAGACTTGGGTGCCGGGAAGACAACTTTTGCACGGGTATTACTTCAAGCTATTGTTGGAAAATCTATCGATGTTCCCAGTCCAACCTTCACCCTTGTCCAAACTTATGATTGTATCCAAGGAGAAGTTTGGCATTGTGACTTGTACCGACTAAAACATGCCGAGGAGATTTTTGAAATTGGTCTTGAAGATGCTTTTCACCAAGCTATATGCTTGATAGAATGGCCCGAACGTTTAGGGGATTTATTGCCTCGCCATCGCATTGATATAGGCTTTAAGATTATCGACGAATCCACAAGAGAAATAACTCTTAATTTAATAGGATCCCATGACGCACTCCGTACCCTGCTTAACACCTCAACTTGAAACTCCCGAGCGACACACTCAACGTCAAGCCTTTTTAAAGATCTCGACGCAAAAACTAGTAGCTTTGCCCAGTGATGCATCCAAACGACAATATTTTCGGTATGAGCAAGGACTTCTCATGGATGCTCCCCCACCTGAGGATGTATCACAATTTATGCGCATAGCAGACTATTTGAGAAGTCTGGGTCTTTCAGCGCCTGAAATTTTAAATTATGATCTTATCCAAGGGTTTTTGGCTTTAGAAGATTTTGGGGAAGCCACTTACACAAAGCTTTTACAAGCAGGTGAGGATCCCTATTCATTGTACGAGTTGGCGGTGGATACACTCATTGCCTTGCACCAACGAGCAGAGACTTGCCCCCCTTTTGTTGGTCCATATAATCTAGAGTCTTTACTCAGCGAAGTTGCTCTTTATGTAGATTGGTATTTACCTAATTTTTTAGAGAAATCTTTGACTGAAAATGAAAAAAAAGATTATTTTCTTCTTTGGGAAGAGGTGTTTATAAAGGCTTTAAAGGTGCCCCATTCCCTGGTTTTACGTGACTATCACGTGGATAATTTAATGCGATTAAATGACCGCCCTCGTGCTGCGGCTTGTGGTCTTCTGGATTTTCAAGATGCTCTTTGGGGTCCTGTTGTTTATGACTTAGTATCTTTGACTGAAGATGCTCGCTTAGACCTAGATCCTGCTCTTATAGAGTGCTGTTGGCAAAGATATTTAAGCGCATTTCCAAATGAAGATGGTGAAGTTTTAAGAAACGCGGGCTGTATCTTAAGTGCAGGCCGTCATACAAAAATCTTAGGCATTTTTACCCGACTCTCTGTTCGGGATGGTAAATCCCAGTACTTAAAGCACATCCCAAGAGTTAAGAAGTTGTTACAAAGGTGTTTGCAGAATCCGGCTCTAGGCTCGTTAAAAAATTGGTTTGAAGGGCAAGGGCTATAATGGCGGGAGTGACGGGACTCGAACCCGCGGCCTTCGGCGTGACAGGCCGACGCTCTAACCAACTGAGCTACACCCCCTTGCTCATAAGACAAGGACTTAATCTTGTTAGCGTACTTTAGGACTTTTCGTCAAGAAAGAAATGATTTTTATGACAAAATCCTCATTTGTCAATAATTTGATAATACATAATCTGATGAAATTTTCCGAAAAGTCACGTTTATGGTAAATTAAAGTTTTGTGTTTTATTATTGATTTAATGAAATATATTATGGAGATTAATGTGACATCACCTTCAGTGACTAAATTTATCTTAACTTCCCTGAGACCGTTTCGTTGGTGGATTGCACTTCTCACGGGAATGGTTATCATTTGGGCATTTGAGTTATCTTTATCACCCTATTTGCTAAAAATTATCATTGATCGTCTACCCGGTCTCTCGGTATCTGAGGCCTATCCAGTTCTGTTAATTCCTGCTTTACTTTATATAACAGTGGGATTCATCAATTCTGTTTCCAATCGCGTGTACGATTACGCGTGGCTCAAAATTAATCCGCCTCTCAAACGCCATATCGGCCATATTCTTATGGATCGGATGATGCAACATGCTCATCATATCTTTCAGGATAATTTTTCAGGAAATTTGGGGAATAAAATAAAAGATGTAATGAGTGGAATTCCAGATTTAATAAATATATTTGTAGACCGATTATTTGCACATATTCTTGCTATTTTAATTGCAATTTGCGTGATTGGGACCGTGAATGTCAAGTTTGCAATTATATTATGTTTTTGGGCTTTCATCTTTTTAGGAGCCGCATTAATTCTTTCAAAAAAGGCCACTCACTTAAGTGATTCTGCAGCTGAAGCTCGTTCCAAAGCTGTTGGCAATATAATAGATATTCTAAGTAATATGATTAACGTTCGACTCTTTACAAACCAAAAGGGTGAAAGAACCAAGCTGGGTTCTATTTTGGATGAGTATGTAAAGGCTGATCAAGCTCGAGATTGGTTTTTCTTAAAAATTTATGCCTTACAAGGAGGTTCCTTCTTTATTTACCAAAGCATAAGTCTTTTGTGGTTAATTGAAGGATTTAATCAAGGCATTATTTCATCGGGAGATTTTGTACTCATTTTAATGGTTAATACGGCACTCGTTATGAATTTATGGAATTTTTCTAAAGATTTAGGTGTTGCGGCAGAAATAATTGGGAATATAACACAAGGGCTAAATATTGCGCTTGCTCCTTTATCAATTCAAGATAAAACGGGAGCCAAAGACCTTGTGGTTCGTAAGGGGGAGATTATCTTTTCACAAGTCCATTTTTGTTATAGAGACTCAGATGCTTTATTCGAAAATAAGACAGTGACAATTCAACCGGGGCAGAAGATTGGATTGGTGGGCTATTCCGGGGGTGGCAAGACAACCTTTGTTAACCTCATTTTGCGCTTGTTTGATGTAACCAGTGGTCATATTTTAATTGATGGACAAGATATACAAGAGGTTACGCAAGATTCTTTACGAGCCAACATTGGAATGATTCCTCAAGATCTTTCTCTATTTCATCGAAGTCTAATGGAAAACATTCGGTATGGGCTTCCAGATGCTACGGATACAGAAGTTTTTAAAGCAGCTAAAAAAGCTTATGCTCATCAATTTATAGAAGAGCTTCCCCGAGGGTATAATTCTATTGTTGGAGAACGAGGCGTGAAACTTTCAGGGGGTCAACGCCAACGCATTGCCATTGCGAGAGTTATTTTGAAAAACGCTCCTATTTTGTTAATGGATGAAGCCACGTCACAACTAGATTCAGTTACAGAGAGCTTTATACAAGATGTTCTGTGGAAATTAATGAAAGGCAAAACGTCTATTGTCATTGCTCATCGACTTTCGACTCTTCTCCATATGGATCGTATTTTGGTCTTTGATCGTGGTAAGATTATAGAAGATGGGACCCACAAGGACTTATTGGCTCAAAAAGGGCATTATAAAACCCTATGGGATACACAAGTGGGTGGATTTTTACCCGAGAAACCAGATCCTGCGGAAAATTAGACCTTTTATTTAGGAATAACCATGGAACTTGCCTTTATCGCTGCAACCACACCAGAGGCGCAAAAAGCTAAAGAAACACTCAAAAAATTTTATGCTTCTACCGAACCAGAAAAGGCAGATGTCATAATTGTTTTAGGTGGTGATGGATTTATGCTCAAGACACTTCACCTTTATCAGTCTTTAGACAAACCTGTTTATGGGATGAATTGTGGCAGCGTGGGATTTTTGATGAATACCTTTCAACAATCAAACTTACTTAAACGATTAGCTAAAGCCAATGAAACCATCTTGCATCCATTAAAAATGATAGCTACGGATAGTCGAGGGGGAGAAATTACTGCCCACGCAATCAATGAGGTTTCATTACTTCGTCAAAGCGCGCAAGCAGCTAAGATTCGTATTTCTGTAGATCAGATTGTGCGTTTGGATGCCCTCGTTTGTGATGGAATTTTAATTGCAACGCCTGCAGGGAGTACAGCCTATAATTTATCGGCCCATGGGCCTATTATCCCCATGAATGCAAATCTTTTGGCTATGACACCCATTAGTGCTTTCCGTCCTCGACGATGGCGAGGAGCTCTTCTCCCAGATATAGCTAAGGTAACTTTAGAAATATTAGAAACCAATAAACGACCTGTTAGTGCTTCAGCGGATGATCTTGAAGTCCGGGATGTTCAAAAAGTTGAAGTTTGTCAAGATTCTAAAACCCAATATCGTCTTCTGTTTGACCCCGACCATAATTTAGATGAAAGAATTTTGGGTGAACAGTTTTTAGTTTAATATCTCTTATAAATTATATCGTCGCTTGATTGATTGCTTTCGCCACTTGAAGGGTAATATCGGGTACGTCACCATGGTCTTCTGCACTCCAAGCACCTGAAAGAACTGTGATGCAAAAAGCCCATGCCTTTATTTTTTGAGGATCAAAGGGAAGTTCATCGGCCAATATGCTTAACCGTCTACTCACAATCTTTGAAACGGAGTGATTACTTGGAAAGCAATCGAAGGCGTTACGAATCATGGCGCCTACTTCTGCGGCAGGATCGCCAATATATCCATGCGGATCAATTGTTTTCCAGCCTCCTCGGCAGCTTAAAATATTATCATGATGCAAATCTCCATGAAGAAGAACATCATGAGAGCGGTCTGCACAAAGATCTGAAAATAGCTCTTTGGCTTTTGACAAAAGCTTTGGATCAAATTTTCCGTCCAATGTGGAAAGAACGATAGGTAATTTTGAAAGATGCCGGAATGTATCTTTCGCACAAGGTTGTGACTGAATATTGCGAATGGTTTCACAAATGATCTTTGTGGCCCCATCATCATCTCCTGCTTTGACAAGGGTTTTTAAAGAGTATCCTGGCTCAAGATTTTCTCTTAAAAAGGCATTAAGATCTTCATCAAATTTATAAAGCTCGGGTATTCCCTTCTTGAGGCAGTTGAGCCATCGCATTTCTGGAATAAGGCTTCCGCCTTTTGGAGCCATCTTGAGAATGGCGGTTTGAGAGGTTGCATTCATCCTCACTGTTCCGACAAAATTATAGGACAAATTTTCCATGGGACTTATGAGGTGAAAATCCCAAAGTGAAGATAATTGTTTGATGTAATGAGGTAAATTCTTTAGCCAAGCATCGCCGTCCTCGCCGTAAATGTCCTGGATGTTGGATATAAATTTAGGATTAAATTCCATAAGATATCCTCTATTAGAAATCGAATGAACACTAAATAATTATAACATAAAACATTGATTTTTAACTATAAGAGAATTATTGCTAATTCTACATAACGGTTTTATTCACTATTGTGATGTAAGACTATTGGCTCAATAGTCTTATCACTCGAAAAATATCAAAATTTTAAATGTCGAATTTCACCTTTTAGCCCTGCTTCTGGTAAAATCTTTAGCTTTAAAATCAATGATATCAAAAGGGTTGTTATTAGCTTTCGGGCCTTGGGAATAATTTAAGAAATTTCAAGAATATCCATTGGCTTTTTCTGGCTTCAGGATGGGTTCATGAAGTTGATTCACATTTTCACGACGCCATGCCTCAAACATGAGAATGGTCCACAAAGGTTCTTTGTGATCTTTATATCCGGCAAGATGATTTTTCCAAAGTTGACGAATTGGCAACGGATCAAATGTTTCTTTTAAGGTCGATGGGGAGAGAAGATCTTCGGCCCAATCTCGCAGAGAACCGCGCAACCAAACATCAATAGGTAAGGCAAAACCAGCTTTGGGGCGATCAATCAACTCTTGAGGAACATGCTTATAAAGAAGTTGGCGCAAAGGCCATTTTCCGGATTTACCTTTAATCTTGAAGGACTGTGGTTGGGCCCAGGCCCATTCGACGACTCGGTGATCTAACAAAGGAACTCGCGCCTCTAAACTAACGGCCATACTTGCCCGATCCACCTTAGTTAAAATATCATCTGGCAGATAGGTAATGGTGTCCAGTGCCTGCATTTGGGAGACAAATTCAGAAAGCTGAGGGGAAAAGCGCGTGATATTTGGTGCATAGTTGTGCGGAATGGCCAGAGAGGGTTCTGGCCAATAACTAATCAAAGAATCATATAAGGCTTCCGGAGATTTGGCTTTTAAAGATCGTGCCAATTTATGGATTTTGTGCCCCAGTTTTGGAGGCCTCTTTGATGCAGGAATAAGATAACTTAAGAGATCCCAACTCGAGGGTGGAATCATCGCTAATAGGTTTGCAAGATCTCCACAAAAGGGTACCCGGGATGATATTTTTTGCAAAGTATTGCCCCACATATATCGCGTGTAACCCCCAAAGATCTCATCTCCTCCATCACCTGATAGGGCAACTGTGACAGATTGACGAGCCAGTTGAGAAACAAGAAATGTTGGTATTTGAGACGAATCGGCAAAGGGCTCATCATATAAGTGAGGCAATCTTGGGATGACATCAAGGATTCGACGGGGGGTCACGAGTAAGGCTGTATGATCTGTGCCTAAATGTTCGGCTACGGCTCTCGCATAAGGGGCTTCATTGTAATCCTTCTCATCAAAACCAATGGTAAATGTTTGAATCGGGCGAGAACTATTTTTTTGAGCAATTGCGGTCACAAGCGAAGAATCGATACCGCCGGATAGAAAAGTTCCTAAGGGAACATCAGAAATCATACGGCGAGTGACGGCATCATTCAAGAGTAACTCAAGCTCATTTAAAGCTGATTCTGGCGAATGATCCGGTGTGGCCTTCAGGGATGAAATACCTTTTGTGATAACTTCTTCTAAAGTCCAAAATGGTTTTTGTGTCACGAGGCCATCCGGCGTGCGGCATAAAATTGTTCCTGGAGGTAGTTTGTGTACTCCTTCATATATGGATAATGGGGAGGGAACATACGCATGCTTAAGGTAAGCGGCAAGAGCTTGATAATTCAATTTAGGATGAAAGTCAGGATAGGCTTGTAAAGCTTTGAGTTCAGAACCAAATAAGAATGTTGTTCCCGATTTTCCCCAATAAAGAGGTTTAATTCCTAAACGATCCCGTACCAAATATAAATTTAATTCTTTTCTATCCCATAAAGCAAAAGCAAACATACCAATAAATTTCTTTACGGCTTCTTCAATACCCCATGCCGCAATAGCTTCTAACATCACTTCTGTATCTGAATGTCCTCGAAAAACAACACCCCGTGCCTCTAAGAGAGGGCGGAGTTCTGCATTACTATAGGTTTCTCCATTATAAACCATGACCCATCTTTCACAGTGAGAAATCATAGGTTGATGCCCGGCGGGGGATAGGTCTTGGATTGCAAGACGGCGGTGACCTAAGGCTAACCCAGCAGGGCCATCGACCCATGTTCCTTCATCATCAGGACCTCGATAAACAATAGCAGTAGTCATATCGGATACATGGCGCATAAGCGTCATAGCGTTCGTTAAACCCGGCGTAATAAAACCAGCAATTCCACACATTTATTTATCCTGCTAGTTGAAAAAAGTGAGCCGCATCAGCATTCTTTTGATCAATAATGACTTTTTCTAACAAAGAAACAATTTTTGCCGTTTGGCCTTTTTCTAACAAATCAGTGAGCTTCGTTAAAAGGTAATCATCTTCAGAACTAATGGGAGGATTGGTTAGGCCCATAGTCATGCCCGGTAAAATAGGCTGAAGAAGGTCCGTCCCTTCAAAGGAATTTACAGAAATTGTTTCCCCAGAAAAACTAATTTTGGCATCGATTTCAGGTATTAGCCCACTGAGAAGAGAAAGAGACCGAATCAGTTCTAGGAATCGGGTTGGTTCACCACCCGTAAGATTAAGAACTTGTCCTTTTGTTTTTTCGTTAATCAGGGCTTTGACAATTCCTTGTAAAATGGTTTTTGCGGCTTCGTCAGCAGACAGAAGATAGGAAAATGCATCTGGTGAGGGGAGAGTTATTTTAAGACCTTGGTTTAATTGCTCTGTCCAAAAAGCTGTCTTTGAATCTAGATTGTTCCATATCTCACAACTATTAATCACTAAAAACCGTGTTGGATTTTTCTTTGTGGAAGTTTTATCAAGGGCTTGAAGCTGTTGAGATATGAGGGTGGTAATGAGTCGGGTTAAACGAGAAGGCGCATTGGCATTTACCATGACAAAGAGACAGGCTTCCGTTTTTAGGACATCTTGAGCAAAGTGAAGGGGGCTTAAAATATTTTTTTGAACGGTCATTAGGAGATTATTCGTGACAAGGTCGGGATCTGTGACACGATCTCCATGAATAATGATTTGGGGATTATGTGTTTTAACAAGTCTTTCTAGAGTCGCACGATCTGTAATAGAGGCTAAGACGTATTCACAAACAACATCCGGATACAACTGATTAAATTTTATTTTTAGACCCGCAAGAGCCTGTTCGGATGGGTCGACCATGACTAAGTGTTTTGGATAAAATCCCACAATGTGATGGGCCAGTTGATTGATAACAGGATCATGTATGCCTGTGATCAAAATACGTGCTGAGTCGATTAATGCCTGAACTTGTTGCCAGTCAGATCCAATTGAAGACGTTTGAAAATTACCCAGAGCGGCTTTTCCAATTAGATCTTCAATATGGAGTGGGCGTAAAGTGACTTCATGGGTAGCTGGGGAAACTTCAAAGCGTAAACTTAGAATTCCTCGTCCTTGAAACTTTAAGAGAATTTGACGCAAGGGCATATAATTTAATGCATCTTGAGAAATCAATAGACGTTTGGGTTCGCGACCTTCCGTAGAAAGTTTTTGAACGATAGAGACAAAGTCACTAATCATTCCCAAAACAGGAAAGGGAGGAGGCAGATCATCACTTCCTAAAGGATGATTGAGAAGAATACCTTCCAGATTATAGGGAAATTCAGCTCTGTTGCCTTGAAGTGTCTCATTTTTTCTTAAATATGCGCCGATCTGTTCGTTATAACCAATCACAATAACAGGAATTTTTGGGGCAAGTTCTACGGTCGCTG is a window of Alphaproteobacteria bacterium DNA encoding:
- a CDS encoding molecular chaperone Hsp33 — protein: MKTKSDFVLPFQLEKISVRGRLVRLKGNLQEIIDRHKYPPLVNRLLEELIALASTLAYLFKFEGVFTLQITGNGPLRLMVVDITHEGGIRACARFDEEAILKLPLSTTAIHSIFGAGYLAFTIDQNESDERYQGIVELEGATLSECLHHFFRQSDQLETGVVVVSKSENAPTPDHLAAALIIQRLPARTGLSFEEIERENDGWLRSLSILGTATAPELLSGDLTEQDLLFRLFWEDGIRIFENRHLIAKCRCSRDRVEAMLKTFSFEDIQEMIEDEAIHVTCEFCNQEYEFDPENLLAQHSERKINLDPAK
- a CDS encoding anion permease, translating into MTKLWRFFVPILMGVCIWMIPVPAGMHPRAWSLFAIFTSTILALICRPLPLGAVCLISMVTAVIAQDISLTQGLSGFGNPVIWLILLVFFIARAFVKTHLGMRIAYFFVRLMGRHTLGLGYGIVATELLIAPVIPSNGARAGGIMFPILKSIAESLDSRVGDGTERRVGAYLTQVCFQGNLITSAMFLTAMAANPMAQSMAKAAGIEITWANWFTAAIVPGILSIILIPLLLYFVYPPEVKHHPNATKLAHEKLKEMGPMTGKEWIMVGVFIFMLFFWIVGSRWNIEPTTTALVGVCMLLLSNVLTWEDVLNEKEAWHIFVWFGILVTMAKFLQVLGFVDWFSLSVGGMIKGYNWEIVFLGVVLIYFYSHYLFASNTAHVGAMYAAFLAVALSAGTPPLLAALVLGFCSNLFSSMTHYGSTSNVVLYGSGYVPMGTWWSLGLLVSIVNLFIWLGIGGLWWKVLGLW
- the tsaE gene encoding tRNA (adenosine(37)-N6)-threonylcarbamoyltransferase complex ATPase subunit type 1 TsaE — encoded protein: MVGYRWSLVESVGFVVSASPGSFTYTLALKDLILLARPLSQVLRPGTVVALWGDLGAGKTTFARVLLQAIVGKSIDVPSPTFTLVQTYDCIQGEVWHCDLYRLKHAEEIFEIGLEDAFHQAICLIEWPERLGDLLPRHRIDIGFKIIDESTREITLNLIGSHDALRTLLNTST
- a CDS encoding aminoglycoside phosphotransferase, with protein sequence MTHSVPCLTPQLETPERHTQRQAFLKISTQKLVALPSDASKRQYFRYEQGLLMDAPPPEDVSQFMRIADYLRSLGLSAPEILNYDLIQGFLALEDFGEATYTKLLQAGEDPYSLYELAVDTLIALHQRAETCPPFVGPYNLESLLSEVALYVDWYLPNFLEKSLTENEKKDYFLLWEEVFIKALKVPHSLVLRDYHVDNLMRLNDRPRAAACGLLDFQDALWGPVVYDLVSLTEDARLDLDPALIECCWQRYLSAFPNEDGEVLRNAGCILSAGRHTKILGIFTRLSVRDGKSQYLKHIPRVKKLLQRCLQNPALGSLKNWFEGQGL
- a CDS encoding ABC transporter ATP-binding protein, yielding MEINVTSPSVTKFILTSLRPFRWWIALLTGMVIIWAFELSLSPYLLKIIIDRLPGLSVSEAYPVLLIPALLYITVGFINSVSNRVYDYAWLKINPPLKRHIGHILMDRMMQHAHHIFQDNFSGNLGNKIKDVMSGIPDLINIFVDRLFAHILAILIAICVIGTVNVKFAIILCFWAFIFLGAALILSKKATHLSDSAAEARSKAVGNIIDILSNMINVRLFTNQKGERTKLGSILDEYVKADQARDWFFLKIYALQGGSFFIYQSISLLWLIEGFNQGIISSGDFVLILMVNTALVMNLWNFSKDLGVAAEIIGNITQGLNIALAPLSIQDKTGAKDLVVRKGEIIFSQVHFCYRDSDALFENKTVTIQPGQKIGLVGYSGGGKTTFVNLILRLFDVTSGHILIDGQDIQEVTQDSLRANIGMIPQDLSLFHRSLMENIRYGLPDATDTEVFKAAKKAYAHQFIEELPRGYNSIVGERGVKLSGGQRQRIAIARVILKNAPILLMDEATSQLDSVTESFIQDVLWKLMKGKTSIVIAHRLSTLLHMDRILVFDRGKIIEDGTHKDLLAQKGHYKTLWDTQVGGFLPEKPDPAEN
- a CDS encoding NAD kinase, producing the protein MELAFIAATTPEAQKAKETLKKFYASTEPEKADVIIVLGGDGFMLKTLHLYQSLDKPVYGMNCGSVGFLMNTFQQSNLLKRLAKANETILHPLKMIATDSRGGEITAHAINEVSLLRQSAQAAKIRISVDQIVRLDALVCDGILIATPAGSTAYNLSAHGPIIPMNANLLAMTPISAFRPRRWRGALLPDIAKVTLEILETNKRPVSASADDLEVRDVQKVEVCQDSKTQYRLLFDPDHNLDERILGEQFLV
- a CDS encoding streptomycin resistance protein — encoded protein: MEFNPKFISNIQDIYGEDGDAWLKNLPHYIKQLSSLWDFHLISPMENLSYNFVGTVRMNATSQTAILKMAPKGGSLIPEMRWLNCLKKGIPELYKFDEDLNAFLRENLEPGYSLKTLVKAGDDDGATKIICETIRNIQSQPCAKDTFRHLSKLPIVLSTLDGKFDPKLLSKAKELFSDLCADRSHDVLLHGDLHHDNILSCRGGWKTIDPHGYIGDPAAEVGAMIRNAFDCFPSNHSVSKIVSRRLSILADELPFDPQKIKAWAFCITVLSGAWSAEDHGDVPDITLQVAKAINQATI
- the asnB gene encoding asparagine synthase (glutamine-hydrolyzing), whose amino-acid sequence is MCGIAGFITPGLTNAMTLMRHVSDMTTAIVYRGPDDEGTWVDGPAGLALGHRRLAIQDLSPAGHQPMISHCERWVMVYNGETYSNAELRPLLEARGVVFRGHSDTEVMLEAIAAWGIEEAVKKFIGMFAFALWDRKELNLYLVRDRLGIKPLYWGKSGTTFLFGSELKALQAYPDFHPKLNYQALAAYLKHAYVPSPLSIYEGVHKLPPGTILCRTPDGLVTQKPFWTLEEVITKGISSLKATPDHSPESALNELELLLNDAVTRRMISDVPLGTFLSGGIDSSLVTAIAQKNSSRPIQTFTIGFDEKDYNEAPYARAVAEHLGTDHTALLVTPRRILDVIPRLPHLYDEPFADSSQIPTFLVSQLARQSVTVALSGDGGDEIFGGYTRYMWGNTLQKISSRVPFCGDLANLLAMIPPSSWDLLSYLIPASKRPPKLGHKIHKLARSLKAKSPEALYDSLISYWPEPSLAIPHNYAPNITRFSPQLSEFVSQMQALDTITYLPDDILTKVDRASMAVSLEARVPLLDHRVVEWAWAQPQSFKIKGKSGKWPLRQLLYKHVPQELIDRPKAGFALPIDVWLRGSLRDWAEDLLSPSTLKETFDPLPIRQLWKNHLAGYKDHKEPLWTILMFEAWRRENVNQLHEPILKPEKANGYS